The proteins below are encoded in one region of Solenopsis invicta isolate M01_SB chromosome 8, UNIL_Sinv_3.0, whole genome shotgun sequence:
- the LOC105208017 gene encoding biotin--protein ligase isoform X2 produces the protein MFKSLLIFILLLYILHVYYYLEDYGLIMAWTPSSRNMTFILETDLEHLTSLITGVMQGQYCINNGLFLTRVQSVLMSGKPCTYNDSGLLSPPPDKTGFYALCNAIQIVSQQNKSKDITGECDIQSQDKDVSSEAFTEESLAEVTKDAKSSSSAPTCNLPLSEERIGIKDPYNLKSIPSDVFSAVTDGGRKSDLTNIHLPDDLEKEDNIKESTNIESKSTRESTSKNSEEGKKNPSKIIKPPNVLICADSVGTTDSLHNLLLKVLEQDRYVIHVLSKGDYDTYKMWVDEVSLVVLCGNVGAEFAAQLVEYIIQGGKLLALCSDMLHILLPSFKTAEVRENELVHFSYGKWKRVRMMHHIFCYHASPIRTRFSQDQEDTRMSALDPPTSINVKDKRGKLHSFDVEVLGREETWQSPSILLATLPSSHGKVVFSQIHLEIDPMQFVYEGDKFDVLKKSNIARLEIISDLLSTHLGLDTNRDTSHYLDTNPISVQYTPGYFLGKFEMKMKMLEKLNIDMKKKNTLKLSEMEIEFCANNEDAHVPSINFFPIMMHMCPPNFSTVDYFENLYTKELGRLVIYTDVLTSSMKAIDTKLEHGLAVIARQQTHGRGRHNNKWLSPQGCAMFTLQVHISLMSSLSHNVSLLQHAIAVALVSAVRSIKGYEDIDLRIKWPNDIYVGNSIKIGGIYVSTLVADAGAMYVCNIGAGINLSNSKPTTCINDVILQYNQKNSTKLETFSYEKYFALVFNEMESLLDTLQSGNTEHFYKLYYKYWLHTNANVVVTSIDGKKEQVKILGIDEYGYLLVQGTKGMFSVHSDGNSYDMFKGLIVPK, from the exons ATGTTCAAATctttactgatttttattttattgttgtaCATTTTGcatgtatattattat CTTGAGGATTATGGTCTAATCATGGCGTGGACACCATCAAGTAGAAATATGACCTTTATTTTAGAAACGGATTTAGAACATCTTACAAGCTTAATAACTGGGGTCATGCAAGGAcaatattgcattaataatgGCTTATTTTTAACACGTGttcaat cTGTTTTAATGTCGGGAAAACCATGTACTTACAATGATAGTGGACTTCTGAGCCCACCGCcagataaaa cTGGTTTTTATGCATTATGTAATGCAATCCAAATAGTTTCCCAACAAAATAAGTCTAAAGATATTACTGGAGAATGTGATATACAGTCACAAGATAAGGATGTGAGCAGTGAAGCATTTACAGAAGAATCCCTAGCAGAGGTTACGAAAG atgcGAAGTCATCTAGTTCTGCACCAACGTGTAATTTGCCATTGAGTGAAGAGCGTATAGGAATAAAAGATccatataatttaaaatcaataccAAGCGATGTATTTTCTGCCGTTACTGATGGAGGACGAAAATCGGATTTAACCAACATTCATTTACCTGACGACTTAGAGAAAGAAGacaatattaaagaatctaCAAATATTGAAAGCAAGTCTACTAGAGAGTCTACTTCCAA aAATTCGGAAGAAGGGAAGAAAAACCCCAGTAAGATAATTAAACCACCAAATGTACTCATCTGTGCAGATAGTGTAGGCACGACCGAcagtttacataatttattattaaaagtgcTGGAGCAAGATAG ATATGTCATCCATGTATTGTCTAAAGGGGATTATGATACTTATAAAATGTGGGTAGATGAGGTTTCTTTAGTTGTTCTTTGCGGTAATGTTGGTGCGGAGTTTGCTGCTCAGCTTGTAGAGTACATTATACAGGGAGGTAAACTCCTAGCGTTATGTTCCGACATGCTGCACATTTTGCTGCCATCATTTAAGACTGCAGAAGTACGTGAAAATGAACTCGTTCATTTTTCATATGGTAAATGGAAACGAGTGCGTATGATGCATCATATTTTTTGCTATCATGCATCTCCCATACGAACTCGTTTTTCTCAAGATCAAGAAGACACAAG AATGTCTGCACTGGATCCTCCGACGTCAATTAACGTTAAGGATAAAAGAGGAAAATTACATTCGTTTGATGTGGAAGTATTGGGCAGAGAAGAAACGTGGCAGAGTCCAAGCATATTGCTCGCAACTTTGCCTAGTAGTCATGGTAAAGTGGTGTTCTCTCAAATCCATTTGGAGATAGATCCAATGCAATTTGTATATGAGGGGGACAAATTTGACGTGTTGAAAAAGAGTAACATTGCACGTTTGGAAATAATCAGCGATCTACTGAGCACACACTTGGGACTAGATACAAATCGTGATACAAGTCATTATTTAGATACAAATCCAATATCTGTGCAATATACTCCAGGTTATTTTTTAGGCAAATTTGAG ATGAAGATGAAGATGCTTGAAAAATTGAACATTGacatgaaaaagaaaaacacattAAAATTGTCAGAAATGGAAATTGAATTTTGCGCAAACAATGAAGATGCGCATGTACcatctattaattttttccctATTATGATGCATATGTGTCCGCCTAATTTTTCAACCGTAGATTATTTTGAG aatcTCTACACAAAGGAATTAGGTCGTTTAGTAATATACACGGATGTCTTAACATCATCTATGAAAGCAATTGATACCAAATTAGAGCATGGACTGGCAGTTATTGCACGACAACAAACACACGGAAGag GGCGACATAATAATAAATGGCTAAGTCCCCAGGGTTGCGCCATGTTTACTTTACAAGTACATATTTCTTTAATGTCAAGTCTCAGTCATAATGTCTCACTTCTTCAACATGCTATTGCTGTAGCACTTGTGTCAGCTGTAAGATCTATTAAAGGATACGag gaTATTGATCTTAGAATAAAATGGCCTAATGACATATATGTTGGTAATTCAATCAAGATTGGTGGTATATATGTTTCTACACTGGTGGCAGATGCTGGAGCAATGTACGTTTGCAATATCG GTGCTGGTATAAATCTTTCCAATAGTAAACCCACGACTTGCATTAATGATGTGATTCTGCAATATAATCAAAAAAACAGTACAAAGTTGGAAACGTTCTCTTATGAAAAGTACTTCGCATTGGTATTCAATGAAATGGAAAGTTTATTGGATACTCTACAGAGCGGCAACACAGAGCACTTCTACAAACTCTATTACAAATATTGGTTGCACAC GAATGCAAATGTTGTGGTAACAAGCATAGatggaaaaaaagaacaagTTAAGATTCTGGGTATCGATGAATACGGATATTTGTTGGTGCAAGGAACAAAGGGCATGTTTTCTGTACATTCAGATGGAAATAGTTACGATATGTTCAAGGGGCTAATAGTaccaaaataa
- the LOC105208017 gene encoding biotin--protein ligase isoform X3, with amino-acid sequence MLLTFLYMIATIMQARRISFLKVHLNAVFKECKRRPSLTLRIKVPRHTSKAVLMSGKPCTYNDSGLLSPPPDKTGFYALCNAIQIVSQQNKSKDITGECDIQSQDKDVSSEAFTEESLAEVTKDAKSSSSAPTCNLPLSEERIGIKDPYNLKSIPSDVFSAVTDGGRKSDLTNIHLPDDLEKEDNIKESTNIESKSTRESTSKNSEEGKKNPSKIIKPPNVLICADSVGTTDSLHNLLLKVLEQDRYVIHVLSKGDYDTYKMWVDEVSLVVLCGNVGAEFAAQLVEYIIQGGKLLALCSDMLHILLPSFKTAEVRENELVHFSYGKWKRVRMMHHIFCYHASPIRTRFSQDQEDTRMSALDPPTSINVKDKRGKLHSFDVEVLGREETWQSPSILLATLPSSHGKVVFSQIHLEIDPMQFVYEGDKFDVLKKSNIARLEIISDLLSTHLGLDTNRDTSHYLDTNPISVQYTPGYFLGKFEMKMKMLEKLNIDMKKKNTLKLSEMEIEFCANNEDAHVPSINFFPIMMHMCPPNFSTVDYFENLYTKELGRLVIYTDVLTSSMKAIDTKLEHGLAVIARQQTHGRGRHNNKWLSPQGCAMFTLQVHISLMSSLSHNVSLLQHAIAVALVSAVRSIKGYEDIDLRIKWPNDIYVGNSIKIGGIYVSTLVADAGAMYVCNIGAGINLSNSKPTTCINDVILQYNQKNSTKLETFSYEKYFALVFNEMESLLDTLQSGNTEHFYKLYYKYWLHTNANVVVTSIDGKKEQVKILGIDEYGYLLVQGTKGMFSVHSDGNSYDMFKGLIVPK; translated from the exons atgctgttaacatttctttatatgaTAGCCACCATTATGCAAGCACGGAGGATATCATTTCTAAAGGTACATTTAAATGCTGTCTTTAAGGAATGCAAGAGACGCCCTTCTCTTACACTTAGGATTAAGGTGCCTCGACACACAAGTAAAG cTGTTTTAATGTCGGGAAAACCATGTACTTACAATGATAGTGGACTTCTGAGCCCACCGCcagataaaa cTGGTTTTTATGCATTATGTAATGCAATCCAAATAGTTTCCCAACAAAATAAGTCTAAAGATATTACTGGAGAATGTGATATACAGTCACAAGATAAGGATGTGAGCAGTGAAGCATTTACAGAAGAATCCCTAGCAGAGGTTACGAAAG atgcGAAGTCATCTAGTTCTGCACCAACGTGTAATTTGCCATTGAGTGAAGAGCGTATAGGAATAAAAGATccatataatttaaaatcaataccAAGCGATGTATTTTCTGCCGTTACTGATGGAGGACGAAAATCGGATTTAACCAACATTCATTTACCTGACGACTTAGAGAAAGAAGacaatattaaagaatctaCAAATATTGAAAGCAAGTCTACTAGAGAGTCTACTTCCAA aAATTCGGAAGAAGGGAAGAAAAACCCCAGTAAGATAATTAAACCACCAAATGTACTCATCTGTGCAGATAGTGTAGGCACGACCGAcagtttacataatttattattaaaagtgcTGGAGCAAGATAG ATATGTCATCCATGTATTGTCTAAAGGGGATTATGATACTTATAAAATGTGGGTAGATGAGGTTTCTTTAGTTGTTCTTTGCGGTAATGTTGGTGCGGAGTTTGCTGCTCAGCTTGTAGAGTACATTATACAGGGAGGTAAACTCCTAGCGTTATGTTCCGACATGCTGCACATTTTGCTGCCATCATTTAAGACTGCAGAAGTACGTGAAAATGAACTCGTTCATTTTTCATATGGTAAATGGAAACGAGTGCGTATGATGCATCATATTTTTTGCTATCATGCATCTCCCATACGAACTCGTTTTTCTCAAGATCAAGAAGACACAAG AATGTCTGCACTGGATCCTCCGACGTCAATTAACGTTAAGGATAAAAGAGGAAAATTACATTCGTTTGATGTGGAAGTATTGGGCAGAGAAGAAACGTGGCAGAGTCCAAGCATATTGCTCGCAACTTTGCCTAGTAGTCATGGTAAAGTGGTGTTCTCTCAAATCCATTTGGAGATAGATCCAATGCAATTTGTATATGAGGGGGACAAATTTGACGTGTTGAAAAAGAGTAACATTGCACGTTTGGAAATAATCAGCGATCTACTGAGCACACACTTGGGACTAGATACAAATCGTGATACAAGTCATTATTTAGATACAAATCCAATATCTGTGCAATATACTCCAGGTTATTTTTTAGGCAAATTTGAG ATGAAGATGAAGATGCTTGAAAAATTGAACATTGacatgaaaaagaaaaacacattAAAATTGTCAGAAATGGAAATTGAATTTTGCGCAAACAATGAAGATGCGCATGTACcatctattaattttttccctATTATGATGCATATGTGTCCGCCTAATTTTTCAACCGTAGATTATTTTGAG aatcTCTACACAAAGGAATTAGGTCGTTTAGTAATATACACGGATGTCTTAACATCATCTATGAAAGCAATTGATACCAAATTAGAGCATGGACTGGCAGTTATTGCACGACAACAAACACACGGAAGag GGCGACATAATAATAAATGGCTAAGTCCCCAGGGTTGCGCCATGTTTACTTTACAAGTACATATTTCTTTAATGTCAAGTCTCAGTCATAATGTCTCACTTCTTCAACATGCTATTGCTGTAGCACTTGTGTCAGCTGTAAGATCTATTAAAGGATACGag gaTATTGATCTTAGAATAAAATGGCCTAATGACATATATGTTGGTAATTCAATCAAGATTGGTGGTATATATGTTTCTACACTGGTGGCAGATGCTGGAGCAATGTACGTTTGCAATATCG GTGCTGGTATAAATCTTTCCAATAGTAAACCCACGACTTGCATTAATGATGTGATTCTGCAATATAATCAAAAAAACAGTACAAAGTTGGAAACGTTCTCTTATGAAAAGTACTTCGCATTGGTATTCAATGAAATGGAAAGTTTATTGGATACTCTACAGAGCGGCAACACAGAGCACTTCTACAAACTCTATTACAAATATTGGTTGCACAC GAATGCAAATGTTGTGGTAACAAGCATAGatggaaaaaaagaacaagTTAAGATTCTGGGTATCGATGAATACGGATATTTGTTGGTGCAAGGAACAAAGGGCATGTTTTCTGTACATTCAGATGGAAATAGTTACGATATGTTCAAGGGGCTAATAGTaccaaaataa
- the LOC105207934 gene encoding 2-methoxy-6-polyprenyl-1,4-benzoquinol methylase, mitochondrial, whose translation MAYKNLCTNIIKESQILDKCLKAVITKRGYSANIHSEDAEKSTHFGFQTVKESEKAREVYTVFENVANSYDLMNDTLSLGIHRIWKDIFIQELGPTHGTHLLDSAGGTGDITFRYINFLKNTPNPQNVRSHVTVCDINQHMLDVGKNRANKLGISQDSNYDITWKQEDAEKLTFPDDSFSAYTIAFGVRNVTRIDKVLSEAYRVLQPGGRFLCLEFSHIDNKPIQWLYDQYSFQLIPVMGELIAGQWKAYQYLVESIRRFPKQEDFKNMIEFAGFRNVTYQNLTFGMVAIHSGFKL comes from the exons ATGGCATACAAAAATCTTTGCACGAATATCATTAAAGAAAGTCAGATACTGGATAAATGTTTAAAAGCCGTTATAACTAAACGCGGTTATTCGGCAAACATACATTCAGAGGATGCTGAGAAATCGACACACTTTGGTTTTCAAACGGTTAAGGAGAGTGAGAAAGCAAGAGAAG tatataCCGTGTTTGAAAATGTCGCTAATTCGTATGACTTGATGAATGACACATTAAGTCTGGGTATCCATCGCATCTGGAAAGATATCTTTATACAAGAATTAGGACCTACTCATGGTACCCATCTTTTGGATTCTGCCGGTGGTACGGGCGACATTACATTTCggtatattaattttctaaagaaTACACCAAATCCACAAAATGTACGTAGCCACGTAACTGTGTGTGATATAAATCAACATATGCTGGACGTTGGGAAAAATCGGGCAAATAAGCTAGGTATATCGCAGGACAGTAATTATGATATTACATGGAAGCAAGAAGATGCGGAGAAGCTTACCTTTCCAGATGATTCTTTCTCCGCTTATACCATAGCGTTTGGAGTAAGGAATGTGACTCGCATTGACAAG GTATTGTCCGAGGCATACAGAGTGTTACAACCAGGAGGAAGATTTTTATGTCTAGAATTTAGCCATATCGACAATAAACCTATACAATG GTTATACGATCAATATTCCTTTCAATTAATACCTGTAATGGGAGAACTGATTGCAGGACAATGGAAAGCTTATCAATATCTTGTAGAAAGCATAAGAAGGTTTCCAAAACAAGAGGATTTTAAG aatatgATCGAATTTGCAGGCTTCAGAAATGTGACTTATCAAAATCTTACATTTGGTATGGTTGCTATTCATTCAGGATTTAAACTGTAG
- the LOC105207935 gene encoding glycine-rich cell wall structural protein, with amino-acid sequence MRAFVILALAATAMARPEAGYSYPSQPSGSYGAPSGGIGGGGIGGGGFGGGLGGGGGHGGGLDGGFGGGGGGGGGFGGGFGLGGGGGFGGGGGGGGGFGGFGGGSLIQKHIYVHVPPPEAPEDRPIRPLAPSAPAQKHYKIIFIKAPTPPTPTAPVIPALQQDEQKTLIYVLVKKPEDAPEISLPTITPTQPSKPEVYFIKYKTQKEVTGGGGGGGGGGGIGIGHGGGIGGGIGGGIGGGIGGGGIGGGTGIGGTGPSGPSTSYGAPGGSGPY; translated from the exons ATGAGGGCATTCGTG ATCCTAGCGCTCGCCGCAACGGCGATGGCGCGACCGGAAGCCGGATACTCCTACCCTAGCCAGCCAAGCGGTAGCTACGGTGCTCCTTCCGGTGGCATTGGAGGAGGTGGCATTGGGGGAGGTGGATTTGGAGGTGGCCTTGGAGGAGGTGGAGGTCACGGCGGCGGTCTCGATGGTGGattcggcggcggcggcggcggcggtggtggatTCGGCGGTGGATTCGGCCTCGGTGGCGGAGGTGGATTCGGCGGTGGTGGAGGCGGCGGTGGTGGATTCGGAGGCTTCGGCGGTGGCTCGCTCATTCAGAAACACATCTACGTTCACGTGCCACCCCCAGAGGCTCCCGAGGACAGACCGATCAGGCCACTCGCGCCATCGGCTCCGGCGCAGAAGCACTACAAGATCATCTTCATCAAGGCGCCTACCCCGCCAACCCCGACCGCACCGGTGATCCCAGCGCTGCAGCAGGATGAGCAGAAAACGCTCATCTACGTCTTGGTCAAGAAACCCGAGGATGCGCCCGAAATCAGCTTGCCCACCATCACGCCCACTCAACCCAGCAAACCGGAAGTCTACTTTATCAAGTACAAGACACAG AAAGAAGTTaccggtggtggtggtggtggtggtggtggcggcggcatCGGCATCGGTCACGGTGGTGGAATTGGCGGCGGAATCGGCGGCGGAATCGGTGGTGGAATCGGCGGCGGTGGCATTGGCGGCGGCACCGGTATCGGCGGCACCGGACCGAGCGGACCCAGTACGAGTTACGGGGCACCCGGTGGATCCGGGCCATACTAG
- the LOC105208017 gene encoding biotin--protein ligase isoform X1, producing the protein MLLTFLYMIATIMQARRISFLKVHLNAVFKECKRRPSLTLRIKVPRHTSKDRNGYDNEKFLTSYLCTNKNHAKLDELLWYQDNAKMYTIYPQQKVDLCDWLAYPKNSSFPLYTSKNCCQISSKSDKLHILVEVDLETYGSRASTNSAKLEDYGLIMAWTPSSRNMTFILETDLEHLTSLITGVMQGQYCINNGLFLTRVQSVLMSGKPCTYNDSGLLSPPPDKTGFYALCNAIQIVSQQNKSKDITGECDIQSQDKDVSSEAFTEESLAEVTKDAKSSSSAPTCNLPLSEERIGIKDPYNLKSIPSDVFSAVTDGGRKSDLTNIHLPDDLEKEDNIKESTNIESKSTRESTSKNSEEGKKNPSKIIKPPNVLICADSVGTTDSLHNLLLKVLEQDRYVIHVLSKGDYDTYKMWVDEVSLVVLCGNVGAEFAAQLVEYIIQGGKLLALCSDMLHILLPSFKTAEVRENELVHFSYGKWKRVRMMHHIFCYHASPIRTRFSQDQEDTRMSALDPPTSINVKDKRGKLHSFDVEVLGREETWQSPSILLATLPSSHGKVVFSQIHLEIDPMQFVYEGDKFDVLKKSNIARLEIISDLLSTHLGLDTNRDTSHYLDTNPISVQYTPGYFLGKFEMKMKMLEKLNIDMKKKNTLKLSEMEIEFCANNEDAHVPSINFFPIMMHMCPPNFSTVDYFENLYTKELGRLVIYTDVLTSSMKAIDTKLEHGLAVIARQQTHGRGRHNNKWLSPQGCAMFTLQVHISLMSSLSHNVSLLQHAIAVALVSAVRSIKGYEDIDLRIKWPNDIYVGNSIKIGGIYVSTLVADAGAMYVCNIGAGINLSNSKPTTCINDVILQYNQKNSTKLETFSYEKYFALVFNEMESLLDTLQSGNTEHFYKLYYKYWLHTNANVVVTSIDGKKEQVKILGIDEYGYLLVQGTKGMFSVHSDGNSYDMFKGLIVPK; encoded by the exons atgctgttaacatttctttatatgaTAGCCACCATTATGCAAGCACGGAGGATATCATTTCTAAAGGTACATTTAAATGCTGTCTTTAAGGAATGCAAGAGACGCCCTTCTCTTACACTTAGGATTAAGGTGCCTCGACACACAAGTAAAG ATCGCAATGGATAcgacaatgaaaaatttttgacttCTTATTTATGTACTAACAAAAATCATGCAAAACTTGATGAATTATTGTGGTATCAAGACAATGCAAAAATGTATACTATATATCCTCAA caaaAAGTTGATTTATGTGACTGGTTGGCCTATCCAAAAAATTCATCGTTTCCTTTGTATACAAGTAAAAATTGCTGTCAGATTTCAAGCAAATCTGATAAATTGCATATACTTGTTGAAGTTGATCTTGAAACCTATGGATCTCGGGCCTCAACAAACTCTGCAAAA CTTGAGGATTATGGTCTAATCATGGCGTGGACACCATCAAGTAGAAATATGACCTTTATTTTAGAAACGGATTTAGAACATCTTACAAGCTTAATAACTGGGGTCATGCAAGGAcaatattgcattaataatgGCTTATTTTTAACACGTGttcaat cTGTTTTAATGTCGGGAAAACCATGTACTTACAATGATAGTGGACTTCTGAGCCCACCGCcagataaaa cTGGTTTTTATGCATTATGTAATGCAATCCAAATAGTTTCCCAACAAAATAAGTCTAAAGATATTACTGGAGAATGTGATATACAGTCACAAGATAAGGATGTGAGCAGTGAAGCATTTACAGAAGAATCCCTAGCAGAGGTTACGAAAG atgcGAAGTCATCTAGTTCTGCACCAACGTGTAATTTGCCATTGAGTGAAGAGCGTATAGGAATAAAAGATccatataatttaaaatcaataccAAGCGATGTATTTTCTGCCGTTACTGATGGAGGACGAAAATCGGATTTAACCAACATTCATTTACCTGACGACTTAGAGAAAGAAGacaatattaaagaatctaCAAATATTGAAAGCAAGTCTACTAGAGAGTCTACTTCCAA aAATTCGGAAGAAGGGAAGAAAAACCCCAGTAAGATAATTAAACCACCAAATGTACTCATCTGTGCAGATAGTGTAGGCACGACCGAcagtttacataatttattattaaaagtgcTGGAGCAAGATAG ATATGTCATCCATGTATTGTCTAAAGGGGATTATGATACTTATAAAATGTGGGTAGATGAGGTTTCTTTAGTTGTTCTTTGCGGTAATGTTGGTGCGGAGTTTGCTGCTCAGCTTGTAGAGTACATTATACAGGGAGGTAAACTCCTAGCGTTATGTTCCGACATGCTGCACATTTTGCTGCCATCATTTAAGACTGCAGAAGTACGTGAAAATGAACTCGTTCATTTTTCATATGGTAAATGGAAACGAGTGCGTATGATGCATCATATTTTTTGCTATCATGCATCTCCCATACGAACTCGTTTTTCTCAAGATCAAGAAGACACAAG AATGTCTGCACTGGATCCTCCGACGTCAATTAACGTTAAGGATAAAAGAGGAAAATTACATTCGTTTGATGTGGAAGTATTGGGCAGAGAAGAAACGTGGCAGAGTCCAAGCATATTGCTCGCAACTTTGCCTAGTAGTCATGGTAAAGTGGTGTTCTCTCAAATCCATTTGGAGATAGATCCAATGCAATTTGTATATGAGGGGGACAAATTTGACGTGTTGAAAAAGAGTAACATTGCACGTTTGGAAATAATCAGCGATCTACTGAGCACACACTTGGGACTAGATACAAATCGTGATACAAGTCATTATTTAGATACAAATCCAATATCTGTGCAATATACTCCAGGTTATTTTTTAGGCAAATTTGAG ATGAAGATGAAGATGCTTGAAAAATTGAACATTGacatgaaaaagaaaaacacattAAAATTGTCAGAAATGGAAATTGAATTTTGCGCAAACAATGAAGATGCGCATGTACcatctattaattttttccctATTATGATGCATATGTGTCCGCCTAATTTTTCAACCGTAGATTATTTTGAG aatcTCTACACAAAGGAATTAGGTCGTTTAGTAATATACACGGATGTCTTAACATCATCTATGAAAGCAATTGATACCAAATTAGAGCATGGACTGGCAGTTATTGCACGACAACAAACACACGGAAGag GGCGACATAATAATAAATGGCTAAGTCCCCAGGGTTGCGCCATGTTTACTTTACAAGTACATATTTCTTTAATGTCAAGTCTCAGTCATAATGTCTCACTTCTTCAACATGCTATTGCTGTAGCACTTGTGTCAGCTGTAAGATCTATTAAAGGATACGag gaTATTGATCTTAGAATAAAATGGCCTAATGACATATATGTTGGTAATTCAATCAAGATTGGTGGTATATATGTTTCTACACTGGTGGCAGATGCTGGAGCAATGTACGTTTGCAATATCG GTGCTGGTATAAATCTTTCCAATAGTAAACCCACGACTTGCATTAATGATGTGATTCTGCAATATAATCAAAAAAACAGTACAAAGTTGGAAACGTTCTCTTATGAAAAGTACTTCGCATTGGTATTCAATGAAATGGAAAGTTTATTGGATACTCTACAGAGCGGCAACACAGAGCACTTCTACAAACTCTATTACAAATATTGGTTGCACAC GAATGCAAATGTTGTGGTAACAAGCATAGatggaaaaaaagaacaagTTAAGATTCTGGGTATCGATGAATACGGATATTTGTTGGTGCAAGGAACAAAGGGCATGTTTTCTGTACATTCAGATGGAAATAGTTACGATATGTTCAAGGGGCTAATAGTaccaaaataa